In one bacterium genomic region, the following are encoded:
- a CDS encoding helix-turn-helix transcriptional regulator: protein MSNKSAAKLVKDARISKGLTQTELAEKTSVHSNTIAKIEQGIQQPSYPTIKKLSKVLDIDINDFPE, encoded by the coding sequence ATGAGTAATAAATCAGCAGCAAAACTAGTTAAAGATGCTCGAATCTCTAAAGGCCTGACTCAAACTGAGCTTGCCGAGAAAACCAGCGTGCATTCAAATACCATCGCCAAGATTGAACAGGGCATCCAGCAGCCTTCCTACCCGACTATCAAGAAGCTATCTAAAGTACTCGATATAGACATCAACGACTTTCCAGAGTAG
- a CDS encoding DUF2779 domain-containing protein — MNISKSDYLKYLICPSYLWLWKNKPEVVPTDEDEAIKQRLEQGNEIERYARLLFPEAELVISHGATAKVDTEKLVASGAETIFQATVITNEGLLAMADIITREDTSDTWTLYEVKSTNSIKKEHILDLSFQRVAFEDAGYTIGKVKIIYLNKDYKRRATVVPDDLLMESDVTKEVAELVETVRAQTRDALEYLKKTDEPNGCSCRLNSRSKHCPTFHYLNPDIPEYSVFNISRINGKKLALLIDNDIVNVHDVPEDIKLSLIQQNQVDAEKTKQPKIDKAAIAEVLSELEYPLYFLDYETVSTALPLYENCKPYQQIPFQYSLHVLKEPGATLEHYEYLSHDSTTLPAHELLSNLKQQIGPSGSVITWNKSFEMGRNREMAEQYPEFAGLMNSINDRVFDLMEIFSKQHFVHHKFKGSSSIKKVLPVLVDGFSYDDMDISNGQAAALRWYEAVTSDDTELASKTYESLLEYCKLDTLAMVEIYKTLKNV; from the coding sequence ATGAATATATCTAAATCTGACTACCTAAAATACCTCATCTGCCCTAGCTATCTTTGGCTATGGAAGAACAAACCCGAGGTTGTGCCAACTGATGAAGATGAAGCTATCAAACAGCGCCTTGAGCAAGGTAACGAGATTGAGCGCTACGCTCGACTTCTGTTCCCCGAAGCTGAGCTCGTTATCTCGCATGGAGCAACCGCTAAGGTCGATACTGAAAAACTTGTAGCTAGCGGCGCCGAAACTATCTTCCAGGCTACGGTTATTACAAACGAAGGCTTGCTTGCCATGGCCGACATCATCACTCGAGAAGATACTTCAGATACCTGGACGCTATACGAAGTTAAATCAACCAACTCTATCAAAAAAGAGCATATTCTCGACCTTTCTTTTCAGCGCGTTGCCTTTGAAGACGCCGGCTACACTATTGGTAAAGTTAAGATCATCTATCTCAATAAGGACTACAAGCGTCGTGCCACTGTTGTCCCCGATGATCTGTTGATGGAGTCAGATGTTACAAAAGAGGTCGCCGAACTGGTTGAAACCGTCCGCGCTCAGACCCGTGACGCTCTGGAATATCTTAAGAAAACCGACGAACCGAACGGCTGTAGTTGCCGGCTCAATTCAAGATCTAAACATTGCCCAACATTCCACTACCTTAACCCAGACATCCCAGAATATTCGGTATTTAATATCAGCAGAATAAACGGCAAGAAGCTGGCACTGCTTATAGATAATGACATTGTTAATGTTCACGACGTGCCGGAAGACATAAAGCTATCACTAATCCAACAGAATCAGGTTGATGCTGAGAAAACTAAGCAGCCAAAGATAGACAAAGCCGCTATCGCAGAGGTATTGAGCGAACTTGAATACCCATTGTACTTTCTCGACTATGAGACGGTATCTACCGCACTCCCCCTATACGAAAACTGTAAGCCCTATCAACAGATACCATTTCAGTATTCACTGCATGTTTTAAAGGAGCCTGGCGCTACCTTGGAGCATTATGAGTACCTTTCTCATGACTCAACCACTTTGCCAGCGCACGAGCTCTTAAGTAACCTTAAGCAGCAAATTGGACCGAGCGGCAGCGTCATCACCTGGAATAAGTCGTTTGAAATGGGTAGAAATCGTGAAATGGCCGAGCAATATCCTGAATTTGCTGGTCTCATGAACAGTATCAATGACAGAGTCTTTGATTTGATGGAGATATTCAGTAAACAGCACTTTGTTCATCATAAGTTCAAGGGCAGTAGCTCGATTAAGAAAGTGCTTCCCGTGCTGGTTGATGGGTTTAGCTATGACGATATGGATATATCCAATGGCCAAGCAGCGGCGCTACGCTGGTACGAGGCAGTGACGTCGGATGATACTGAGCTAGCCAGCAAGACGTATGAGTCACTCCTTGAATATTGTAAGCTAGATACACTTGCTATGGTTGAGATATATAAAACTCTCAAAAATGTTTGA
- a CDS encoding aminoglycoside phosphotransferase family protein encodes MKHYIINLDEARSFLDNHLKSKTKDVELLTGGDWSAAYAYLHDGKEYVIRFAASKEDFEKDQKISSYATPTLRVPKLVEIGKALRGYFAISERNHGIFLDDLDGEQMKNTLPSLLATLDEIRTIDLSDTSGYGSWEAKGSASYATWQEYLLGGFEDKPTNRVSGWRKKLESSPTGAESFDSVKLVFEKLLCDLPADRYLIHGDLLYRNVLVQNDRIDVVIDWGNSMYGDFLYDIAWLIYWWPWYPEWKDIDIMHEVLEHYKKIGLNIPNIENRLLCYQVHIGLDAQKYAAFTERWDILAQNTSQTLDLIDKI; translated from the coding sequence ATGAAACACTACATTATTAACCTGGATGAAGCAAGAAGCTTCCTAGACAACCATCTCAAGTCAAAGACTAAAGATGTTGAGCTGCTAACTGGTGGTGACTGGTCTGCAGCCTACGCCTATCTGCATGACGGTAAAGAATATGTTATTCGATTTGCTGCCAGCAAAGAAGATTTCGAGAAAGACCAGAAAATTAGTAGCTACGCTACACCCACGCTTCGTGTACCAAAGCTAGTTGAGATTGGAAAAGCGCTTCGAGGATATTTTGCGATTTCTGAGCGTAATCACGGAATATTTCTAGATGATCTAGATGGCGAACAGATGAAAAATACACTACCAAGTCTACTCGCGACTCTAGATGAAATTCGTACAATAGACCTCTCGGATACGAGTGGCTATGGCTCTTGGGAAGCCAAAGGATCAGCTAGCTATGCAACTTGGCAAGAATACTTGTTAGGTGGTTTTGAAGATAAACCAACCAATCGAGTAAGTGGATGGCGGAAGAAATTAGAGTCATCACCAACGGGAGCGGAGTCTTTTGACAGCGTTAAGCTAGTGTTTGAGAAGCTACTTTGTGACTTGCCAGCTGATCGCTACCTTATTCACGGCGATCTTCTATATCGCAACGTTCTCGTACAAAATGACAGGATTGATGTGGTAATTGATTGGGGCAACTCTATGTACGGTGATTTTCTCTACGATATAGCATGGTTGATCTACTGGTGGCCATGGTATCCAGAGTGGAAAGACATCGACATCATGCACGAGGTATTAGAACACTACAAAAAGATTGGGCTAAACATTCCGAATATAGAGAATCGACTGTTATGTTATCAAGTCCATATTGGACTAGATGCACAGAAGTATGCTGCCTTCACTGAGCGTTGGGACATATTGGCGCAAAACACTTCGCAGACTCTTGATCTTATCGACAAGATATAA
- a CDS encoding fibronectin type III domain-containing protein yields MTTSSMKFNWQPPSSDGGSAITSYQVQYKASSSGTWINAPVQGPSPTSHVLTNLNPSTSYDFRVAAINSVGTSPYTSPVSATTLTPSTPSPSPSPSVTPDPTPTPTPTTTTTPDPPVVVDPEVPTTDTRTNTPVPGTPVYKPKPSATPAPQQASINSGSFTEKLRGYIGAVGPSASYAPASLLILLVALAIFYLYQTWREQQVYNQLDKLLRRYRVSKQLRADFVNLSSHYLNTPLQIMRGSLELAQTALPHMAHEIKVIGASLEIMSHDTANLLQANQDSTEASASLVQLDKQDLPHLMRRTGVWLPVVSTVALMLIFEIVILVVGRMGLNPYTVGVFICLTIFAGLMVLFTYRARWRLRSLNKQAQATLSFERNIDSQRVSFMETTTKELNDQIDAMRLPAEKLLATGQVPTFANGYAMLGQVAAKLSQITTVGQVSAETALTPLKPWLESHLPVMTEYVESQGMKFNSKIEPNLAVNLTREALAQIVSSLIGNAVKFSKAGAEIGLTIVAQGDMIHLAVQDTGVGIAKDKLAQLMQPFARGTDVLAYDYEGIGLSLYLDRLIVERVGGELTMRSVVGKGTTVSLLLPRAGK; encoded by the coding sequence GTGACCACCAGTTCCATGAAGTTCAACTGGCAGCCACCAAGCTCAGATGGTGGTAGTGCTATCACTAGCTACCAAGTCCAATACAAGGCTAGTTCTTCTGGGACCTGGATTAACGCACCAGTTCAAGGCCCAAGCCCCACTTCTCATGTCCTAACCAATCTAAACCCCAGCACTAGCTATGACTTTAGAGTAGCAGCCATTAATAGTGTAGGTACAAGCCCCTACACAAGTCCTGTTTCAGCTACTACCCTCACTCCATCCACTCCATCTCCAAGCCCATCTCCAAGTGTCACACCAGACCCCACTCCAACTCCAACTCCAACCACAACCACCACACCAGACCCACCAGTTGTTGTCGATCCCGAAGTCCCAACCACCGACACCCGAACCAACACACCAGTTCCCGGTACACCAGTGTATAAACCAAAGCCAAGTGCCACTCCAGCCCCCCAGCAAGCCAGCATTAATAGTGGTAGCTTCACCGAAAAACTCCGTGGCTACATTGGAGCAGTTGGCCCCAGTGCTAGTTATGCCCCAGCTAGTTTACTCATTCTGTTAGTGGCTCTAGCTATCTTCTACCTCTACCAAACCTGGCGCGAACAGCAAGTGTATAACCAGCTAGATAAGCTCTTAAGGCGCTACCGAGTTAGTAAGCAGTTGCGAGCAGACTTTGTTAACTTAAGCTCGCACTACCTCAATACACCATTACAAATTATGCGAGGTAGCTTAGAGTTAGCTCAGACTGCTCTACCCCACATGGCCCATGAGATTAAAGTAATTGGTGCTTCATTAGAGATTATGAGTCATGATACCGCTAACTTACTCCAAGCTAACCAAGACTCCACTGAAGCTAGTGCTAGCTTAGTCCAACTAGATAAACAAGATCTCCCCCACTTAATGCGACGAACTGGAGTTTGGTTGCCAGTAGTTAGTACAGTGGCACTAATGTTAATCTTTGAGATTGTTATTCTAGTAGTTGGCCGCATGGGCTTGAACCCTTACACTGTGGGAGTCTTCATCTGTCTAACTATCTTTGCTGGCTTAATGGTACTGTTTACCTACCGGGCTCGCTGGCGCTTACGTTCCTTAAACAAACAAGCTCAAGCTACTCTCAGCTTTGAACGTAATATTGACAGTCAACGAGTTAGCTTCATGGAGACTACTACTAAGGAATTAAATGACCAGATTGATGCTATGCGCTTGCCAGCTGAGAAGCTCTTAGCTACTGGTCAAGTTCCAACCTTCGCTAATGGCTATGCCATGCTTGGTCAGGTAGCCGCTAAGCTCAGTCAGATTACTACAGTTGGTCAAGTCTCAGCCGAAACTGCCCTCACCCCACTCAAGCCTTGGTTAGAGTCACACTTGCCGGTCATGACGGAGTATGTTGAAAGTCAGGGTATGAAGTTTAACTCTAAGATTGAACCAAATCTAGCTGTTAACCTTACTCGGGAGGCACTAGCCCAGATAGTTAGCTCACTGATTGGTAATGCGGTGAAGTTCTCTAAGGCCGGAGCTGAGATTGGCCTAACTATTGTGGCTCAGGGCGATATGATTCATCTTGCTGTTCAAGACACTGGTGTAGGTATTGCTAAAGACAAGCTTGCTCAACTCATGCAACCCTTTGCTAGAGGGACAGATGTCCTAGCCTATGACTATGAAGGGATTGGTTTGTCACTGTACTTAGATAGACTGATTGTAGAGCGAGTTGGTGGTGAACTTACCATGCGGTCAGTGGTTGGTAAGGGCACCACTGTTAGTTTGCTGCTGCCTCGGGCTGGGAAGTAG
- a CDS encoding DUF285 domain-containing protein, protein MHKAAPSINPLNNWNVSNVTRMDGMFMQSSAFNQPLNSWDVGNVTDMGGMFAYTRFNQPLNNWNVGNVTDMISMFFKADTFNQPLNDWNVGSVTSMNGMFAGATDFNQPLNNWDVSSAIEMQGMFSSTTSFDQSLANWNVSNVASLQGMFGDTVQVFITYNEIQLGKSYSQWTQQEKDDFWIMMSSVLGYPVDESYTPNPSGLSTPTTMLLSLLGLLKT, encoded by the coding sequence TTGCACAAAGCAGCGCCTTCAATCAACCCCCTAAATAATTGGAATGTCAGCAATGTAACCAGGATGGACGGTATGTTTATGCAAAGTAGCGCCTTCAACCAGCCCTTAAATAGCTGGGATGTTGGCAATGTGACAGATATGGGAGGTATGTTTGCTTATACTAGATTCAACCAACCTTTAAATAACTGGAATGTTGGCAATGTGACAGATATGATCAGTATGTTTTTTAAAGCCGATACCTTCAACCAACCTTTAAATGACTGGAATGTTGGCAGCGTAACCAGTATGAATGGTATGTTTGCAGGTGCTACTGACTTCAACCAGCCCCTTAATAATTGGGATGTTAGCAGTGCAATAGAAATGCAAGGCATGTTTTCTAGCACAACGAGCTTTGACCAATCACTAGCTAACTGGAACGTAAGTAATGTAGCAAGCTTGCAGGGTATGTTTGGTGACACAGTGCAAGTTTTTATTACTTATAATGAAATACAGCTAGGTAAGTCTTATAGCCAATGGACTCAACAAGAAAAGGATGATTTTTGGATTATGATGTCGTCAGTACTAGGATATCCCGTCGATGAATCTTATACGCCAAATCCATCTGGCCTCTCCACCCCAACTACGATGCTACTCTCATTGCTTGGTCTGCTCAAAACCTAG
- a CDS encoding ABC-F family ATP-binding cassette domain-containing protein: protein MFNLYKIAKSYKDNPVLKDVTLSVKSGEVIALIGANGAGKTTLLKILLGEVKSDEGQITNHHDVIGYIPQEMDNLTSTIEESFGSVEPWRIDYALNLVGLETISKDGFLGNMSGGQKTRVAVAQVLAQDPEPTVLLLDEPTNNLDTEGLDWLEDFVKRFKGAILFVSHDRRFINAVATKVVELKDGVTRQYGGNYDFYKEQKDIELQAALEKYEKQQEEKKRLKKAMVAQKEATKHVHEHIKRADNDKYQRDFFRNRVSVKLGQKAKNIETRLDKLEEVERPEFSVGYRFSLGGSVHNSKLLVEVENVSKSYEDNTILKDNNFEIRGNSHIHLKGLNGSGKSTLLRLIAKQLEPSSGDITYGSDVTVGYFSQDTEGLDYAKSAIDNLSTYETNQEAVYRRARSLGIDAESLQKMPAELSRGQQSKLAFAKLLLANHDLLILDEPTNHLDIATKEQLENALQNYAGAILVASHDVYFLQQLQIDKTLNLVDGKVIES from the coding sequence ATGTTTAATCTATATAAAATTGCAAAATCATATAAAGATAACCCCGTTCTTAAAGATGTTACCCTGTCGGTTAAATCCGGTGAGGTAATTGCTCTTATTGGTGCCAATGGTGCTGGTAAGACCACGCTACTTAAGATTTTACTCGGCGAAGTTAAGTCGGATGAAGGACAGATTACAAATCATCATGATGTGATCGGTTATATTCCGCAGGAGATGGACAATCTTACCAGTACTATCGAGGAAAGCTTCGGTTCTGTAGAGCCCTGGCGTATTGACTATGCCCTAAATCTGGTGGGCTTAGAGACTATATCTAAAGATGGATTTCTGGGTAACATGAGTGGTGGTCAAAAAACACGAGTTGCTGTTGCTCAGGTATTGGCTCAAGATCCAGAACCAACAGTACTGCTACTAGATGAACCCACCAATAACCTTGACACCGAAGGACTTGATTGGCTTGAGGACTTTGTTAAACGCTTCAAAGGAGCGATTCTCTTCGTAAGCCACGACCGTCGCTTCATTAACGCTGTGGCAACAAAAGTTGTTGAACTCAAGGATGGGGTGACAAGACAATACGGTGGCAACTATGATTTTTACAAAGAACAGAAAGATATTGAGCTTCAGGCTGCACTTGAGAAGTATGAAAAACAGCAAGAAGAAAAGAAGCGACTCAAGAAAGCGATGGTCGCGCAGAAAGAAGCTACCAAACATGTTCATGAGCACATTAAGCGTGCGGATAATGACAAGTACCAGCGTGACTTCTTTCGAAATAGAGTTTCGGTGAAACTAGGTCAGAAAGCCAAGAATATAGAAACAAGGCTGGATAAACTCGAAGAAGTCGAACGTCCTGAGTTCAGCGTGGGCTACAGGTTTAGTCTCGGTGGCTCAGTGCATAACAGTAAGTTGCTTGTCGAGGTCGAAAATGTATCAAAGTCGTACGAAGACAACACGATTCTAAAGGACAATAATTTCGAGATTAGAGGAAATTCGCACATACACCTCAAAGGTCTAAACGGCTCAGGTAAATCTACTCTACTAAGGCTTATCGCTAAGCAACTTGAGCCCAGTTCTGGGGACATAACTTACGGTAGTGATGTGACTGTCGGTTACTTCTCGCAGGATACTGAAGGTTTAGACTACGCAAAATCGGCGATAGATAACCTGAGTACATATGAGACAAATCAGGAAGCAGTGTATAGACGGGCCCGAAGCCTAGGAATTGACGCAGAAAGTCTTCAGAAAATGCCAGCCGAGCTGTCTCGTGGGCAACAGTCAAAGCTGGCATTTGCAAAGTTGCTACTAGCTAACCATGATCTCCTAATATTGGATGAACCAACAAACCACCTTGATATCGCTACGAAAGAGCAGCTTGAAAATGCCTTGCAAAACTATGCCGGAGCAATACTGGTTGCCTCGCACGATGTATACTTCTTACAACAGCTACAAATAGACAAAACACTTAACCTAGTAGACGGAAAGGTAATAGAATCATGA
- a CDS encoding DUF3644 domain-containing protein: protein MHAYFEKHKINYYYKKSNGRYEYIDGDKATWDLQQSLKKVFEENDPVRKNVELFIKLRNKVEHRNLPSLDQFVLGECQALVLNYETWLVNEFGKGSSIIDTMFVPIQLSSSRRTLPKSKLERDVISFVKDYRNLLSVDVVNSQKYEFKAFFVPKIGNHRNSSDLAIEFVRYDETNKEEMEKYDKAIIAIKEKGVPVANADRYKPTKVLEKINELSKKKKNMAWHTSMWQKYKVRPNGSASNKIGCKTEYCVYDSPHSDYVYTQKWIDLLLEKEV, encoded by the coding sequence ATGCATGCATACTTCGAAAAACATAAGATAAATTACTACTACAAAAAAAGTAACGGTCGATATGAATACATTGATGGCGACAAAGCAACATGGGACCTTCAGCAGTCTCTCAAAAAGGTTTTCGAAGAGAATGATCCTGTTAGGAAGAATGTTGAATTATTCATAAAGTTGAGGAATAAGGTTGAGCACAGAAACCTACCGTCACTTGACCAGTTTGTTTTGGGCGAATGCCAAGCATTAGTACTAAATTACGAGACTTGGCTAGTTAACGAATTTGGAAAAGGATCATCAATTATCGATACTATGTTTGTGCCTATCCAGCTTTCTAGCAGTAGAAGAACTTTACCTAAGTCGAAACTCGAGCGGGATGTGATTAGTTTTGTTAAAGATTACCGAAATCTACTAAGCGTAGATGTTGTTAATTCGCAAAAGTATGAGTTCAAGGCATTCTTTGTGCCTAAGATTGGGAACCATCGTAATTCGTCTGATCTAGCGATCGAGTTTGTCAGATACGACGAGACCAATAAAGAAGAGATGGAAAAATACGACAAGGCCATCATTGCAATTAAAGAAAAAGGTGTCCCGGTCGCCAATGCTGATAGATATAAGCCCACAAAAGTTCTCGAAAAAATTAATGAGCTTAGTAAAAAGAAAAAGAATATGGCATGGCACACATCAATGTGGCAGAAATATAAAGTCAGGCCAAATGGTAGCGCTTCAAACAAGATTGGCTGCAAGACAGAGTATTGTGTCTATGACTCCCCGCATAGTGACTATGTGTATACGCAAAAATGGATCGATTTGTTACTGGAAAAGGAGGTTTGA